From Candidatus Omnitrophota bacterium:
GGAGGTTTTTCCTGGTCAACTAATGTTGACGTTAATCCTGAGAATTGTACATTTTATTTAGATGACATTCGATACGAATAAGTTTTTAGAAAACAATATTTAAAAAAAGGGGCAACAAATGTTGCCCCTTTTTATTTTGTATTTTGTGAGAGAAATTTTCTATAAAAATTTCTCTCATTAATTTTAAAAAAGAATAGAAATAGACCAGAAACATTTTATTTTTTATATCTATTTTTAATTAATTTTTTAGTTTTTATTTAAAGATGAATAAAAAAAACATACTTTCCCTTGTTTTCTATTTAATAGTTTGATATATTACAATTAATAATATAAGTGTTCTTATAATGTAATTTTTAATATTATCTAACTTTTAATACGAAGAGGGGAATTATGTCCAAAGCAGCAAAACAAGTTATTTTTATTTTATGTTTGCTTTTAGCCGTAAGCGTTTTTGTCGCTCTGTCGACATTTAATCAGAAATCTGCTTTTGAAGAAGAAAATGCTCAGTTGCAAGGACAGGTCGTCGAGAATAAGAAAAAAGCAGCAGATTATGAGCAAAAACATAAAGCGGCTTTAGACGAGTCGGCTGAGCTTAAAAGAAAAGCTGATGCACTTTTAGCTCAGAAAAAAGATTTAGAAGATGAGATCGATGCTTTTTCTGGTCGGATGGAAGACCTAAAGTCACGCGTTGAAGAGGCTACTCAAGAAAAAGAAGAATGGCGTTCTCGCTATCAAGCAGTGCAAAGAGAGCGAGATGATGCGATTGCGAAATTGCAAGTAGTGCAAAAACAACAAGCTGCTGCTGCAACAAGAGAGCCCGTCGTTGTTCGTGGTCCTGAGGTTGGCTCTATGAATGAAAAAGACACTGAGCAGCATTGGGCAAATATTTTAAAAGAAAGAACAGAGCTTGAAATTCGAATCGGTAAACTCGAGTCTGAGCTAGATCAAAGTGCCTTAGACATTGAAGAACTCCGGAAAAAGAATTCTGATTTAGATCTTGAAATTGGACATCTGAACAATTCACGAGAGGAAGCAGAAAGAAAATTAACATATAATAATGAAATTATTGATAACTTGTCGATTGCTCTTGTTCGCGAAAAGAACGATAAGAAATATATTAACGAACGATTAGAAGCAATTAAAGAGGAAAACTTGATGTTGCGCGCACAAGTGAAACAGCTTAGCAACGTTAAGATTGCACTTGAAAAAAGTGTGTCAAAAGTTCAAGAGGAAAAGGCGAAAGTTGAAAAAAGACTGGCTGAAACTGAAATTATTGTTCAGGATCGTATCGATGAAGTCATGGATATTAAGATGAATATTGATGAAAGATTGCGTAAAGATACGTTTTTAGATGATAAGAATGAAATTATGTTGCCACCAATTATTGTTAATGGTTCTTCCTCATCGAATAATGAAGAGTCTTCAGAGGCTCCATTTGTTTTGATGTCGTCTGGGGAAATTATTAGTGTGAATGATGATAATAATTTTGTTATTATTGATCTTGGTGAAGAGACCGGCATTAAGATTGGTGATCAGCTAACTGTGTATCGTGATGATGAATACATCGGCGAGCTAGAAGTTATTCAAGTTCGAAAAGATATTTCTGCTGCGGATATCATCAAGATATCTGTACCGCTTAAGGCGGGAGATATTGTTAAATAAAGTATTGCTACCGTGACTAAAAAAACAATTAGTATCGAAGATGTTGCAGCACGAGCAGGGGTTTCAATTACCACGGTTTCTCGTGTTATCAATAATGTTTCAACCGTTTCTAAAAGAAATCGTGTCAAAGTTGAAGAAGCGGTTGCCCACCTTAACTTTAAGCCTAATGTTAGCGCACAGCGTTTAGCGAAGGGCTTAAATACTGCTGTTGGTCTTGTTATGCCAGGATATCCTGGCATTTTTCATTCGTTTTATGCAATCGAAATTATTCGAGGCATTGGACATGCTTGTGAAACTTTAAAACTTGATTTGATTTTTCATATTACTAATGGATATAATCCGCTTAATACTAATAATGTTGGTGGTGTTATCTTTGCTGATATTATTGAAAATCGTAAACAAATTGAAGCTACCCTTGCCGAAGGCATTCCTTGCATGGTCATTAACAATATGGTTGAGGATTTAGATATTAACTTTATTGCGGTTGATAATGTTAAGGGCGCTCAATCCGCAATTGAATATCTTGTGAGCCTTGGTCATCAAAAGATTGCAACTGTTGCAGGAAGTCTTCAAACTCAAAGCGGATTGCATCGACTTCAGGGTTATAAGAATGCTTTAAAGAAAAAGAATATTGCTATTAATGAAGATTATATTTATGAAGGCGATTATTCTCGAAGAAGCGCTCGGCTAGGTCTTGAACATCTTCTTTCTTTAAAGGAGAAGCCGACGGCTATCTTTGCCGCTAGTGATGATATGGCGCTTGAAATTATTAATGTGGCTATTGAAAAAGGGCTTAAAGTCCCAGAAGACTTGTCGGTTGTTGGGTTTGATGATAATCCAAACGGTCTCTATGGTTCAGTTGGTCTTACAACAATGCGTCAGCCGTTATTTAAGATGGCAGAAGATGCTGTCCGTCATTTGAATTCTATCGTTGGCGGCCGCAGGCATACGCCTATTAAAAGCTTGCTTGATCCCGAGCTTATTATTCGTGAATCTTGCACATCTCCAAAAGTTTAAACTTCTCTAAGAAATAATTATAGTTTTTCCTTGGCTCTGTTGACAAAACAACATGAAAAAGGTATTCTTATAGGCAGTAAAATTAAGAAATATTTGGAGGCAAAATGAGCAAACTGATCATAATTATGATGTACGCTTTGTGGACGATAACATTAATTGGCATTTTAGCCATTACATTTACGAGTTTTCGGTATACAGATTTAAATATCATTGTTCTTGTTTTGGCTACGCTGACCTTAATCAATACATACATCACAATAAAAACAAAATAAAGAAATAAAAAATGAATGCACCAAATAAAACATATGACTGCATTGTCATAGGTTCGGGCCATTCTGGCGTTGAAGCAGCATTGGTCTGCGCTCGGATGGGTTGCGATACTTTGATGATTAATCTTTCATTTGATACGATTGGACAGATGAGTTGTAATCCTGCTATCGGGGGTGTTGGCAAAGGACAACTGGTCAAAGAAATTGATGCTCTCGGAGGAGAGATGGGAAAAGCGGCAGATAAAACCGGCATTCAGTTTCGCCAGCTTAATGCATCTAAAGGGCCGGCTGTTCGTTCTTCACGATGTCAGTCTGATCGAAAACAATATCGAGCGTATATGCAAAATATGATCCGTAGTCAAAAGAATTTATTCTTTTTAGAGGGAAAAGTTTTCGATATTTTAACAAAAGAAAATTCTGTTTGTGGCGTTCGCTTGGAAACGGGTCAAGAAATTTATGCGAAAACACTTGTCTTAACGCCGGGGACATTTTTAAATGGTAAGATTCATGTCGGCAAAAAGACTGTATCTGCAGGGCGTATTAACGAGTCTTCGTCTGATAAGCTTGCTGATAGTTTGAAGAGTTTAGGTTTCGAATTGTTAAGTTTTAAAACAGGGACGCCTCCTCGTCTCGATGGAAAAACCATTGATTTCTCTCAAATGGTTCGTCAAGATTCTGATGAGATTCCGATGCCGTTTTCTTTTTCTACATCAGAAATTCCAGAAACACAAAAACTTTTACCATGTTATATTACAGCTACGAATTTAAAGACACATAAAATTATTAAAGATAATATTCATTTGTCTCCGATGTATTCTGGAAAGATAAAATCAACAGGTGTGAGGTATTGTCCTTCGATCGAAGATAAATTGGTTAAATTCTCAGCTAAAGAAAAGCATCAAATCTTTTTAGAGCCTGAAGGAGCCGAGGAAGATGTGTATTATCCTAATGGAATTTCTACAGGTTTGCCTGAGGATGTGCAGGAAAAAATGGTTCATTCAATTAAAGGTCTTGAAAATGCACGCATTGTGCGTTATGGATATTCTATCGAGCATGGTGTTATTTCATCTACAGAGTTAAAGGCTTCCCTTGAATCAAAAAGAATTAGTGGTCTTTTTTGTGCTGGACAAATTAATGGAACCACAGGATATGAGGAGGCTGCGGCTCAAGGGCTTGTGGCTGGAATTAATGCGGCATTGAAAGTTAAGAATCAGCAACCTTTTATCCTCAGGCGTGATGAATCGTATATTGGTGTTTTAATTGATGATTTAGTCACTAAAGGAACAGAAGAGCCGTATCGTATGTTTACTTCACGGGTTGAATATCGTTTGATTGTGCGTGAGGATAACGCCGATAAACGTATGTGCGAGCACGCTTATCGTTTAGGTCTTATTGACAAAGAGCGTTATGATTCTATAAATGAGAAGTATGATTTGATTACAAAAAAGATTGAACACTTAAGGCAAGTACGTGTTGATCCGGGTGAAGAAATGAATAAAGTTTTATCGCGAAATCATAGCGCCGCTCTGAGAAACACGACACGATTGGCCGAAATTCTAAAGCGTCCAGGAATTTCTTATAAAATGATTGCATCGTTTGATGATCAGTTTAAGAAGTGTTCAAAATTAATTATTGATCAAGTGGAGTATGAAATAAAATATCAAGGTTTTATTGCGAGACAGCAGAAAGATATCGAGCGTTTTAAACATCTTGAATATATTAAGATTCCAGAGGGATTTGATTATTCGGTTATTTCGGGATTGTCTATTGAGATTCAGCAGAAGTTAAAACATTTTGCTCCGCAAACTTTGGGCCAGGCGCACCGCATTTCTGGTGTGACGCCTGCGGCAATATCAATTTTGATGATTTATTTAAAAAAACAAAGTTTTGTTAAGAATTAATTTTTAGATTTCTTTTTCATTTTTTGGCTTATTAATATATTTATCAGAGGATTAAAATCGAGGAGGACTAATGGGTGAATATGATTGTCCACATTGCGGAATGATGATCATTGATGATGATGCGCTTTTGTGCCATCATTGCGGGCAGAGCCTTGAGCGCGCAGGACATGGTTTTTTGGGAAGAGTTCGATATTCCAATCGTAAGGTCGCGTTCTTTTTTGTCATATTTATTATTTTGTTAGCTTTTGCAGCTTTGATGGTTATTTATAATTAGAAGAAGTTTTTTTGTATTTATTTCAAAATTGTTATAAATTATAATGTTTTGGCGTAAATAATGCAATGTTAGCTAAAATTTCCTATAATATTTTGTAAATGATGTAAGTTATTCTCATTTATGCGTTTAAGCCAGCTTTATTTAAAGCTGGCTTTTTATCGTCACCTTGTTTTTCCAAGCCCAGATGTTATACTTTCAAGAGTACACTCAAGTAAACATATATATACTAATACTTTATGTTCCAGATAAAAAAGAAATATAAATCACGTCTTTTTTTTAGGGCCATTTGTCTATTTGTCCTTATAGCCTTTGGGGAAAATACTGTGTTCGCGCCGTATATTCCTAAAGCTAGAGCACAGAGCGTTCTGGCGCTTCCTACGGCTGGCACCATGGTGTCTTTGAGCCCAGCATTTACGCCGACCATTCTTCGTGGAATAAGAGTTTATCCTGATAATCCCCTAAAATTTGATTTCATTGTTGACGCGGGAGATGAAATAATTGAAAACGAGGAAGCTTCGACTCGCCTTGCTGGGCCGCAAGGCTCACGGAGTAAATTCGCGCAGGCTGACTTGACGAAAGCTGAAGGCTTTCGTAAGTCAGGCGCTCATTTAAAAGCCGAATCAGAGAAGTTAATCAAATACTTTTTAGCTGCTCTAACGATTCCTGAAGACAATCTCTGGGTTAACTTGTCTCCTCATGAACAAGATCGAATCATTCCTGATAGTCTTGGTTCTACAGATATGGGCACAGACATGCTCGCTCAAGACTATATCTTAAAGCAAATCACAGCATCTCTGATATACCCAGAAGATGAACTTGGCAAACAGTTCTGGCAAGAAATCTATAAGAAAGCCTATGAAGAATATGGAACCACCAATATCCCAGTGGATACCTTTAATAAAGTTTGGATTATGCCTCAAAAGGCAGAAGTGTATGTGAAAGAAGATAGGGCTTTTGTGGTGGAATCAAGGTTGAAGGTTATGCTGGAGGAAGACTACGTTGCATTAACACGCGCAAGTGAAACGTTAAGCGTGAAACGTGAAACGCAAGACTCTTCACAAGATACGCTTCACTCTTCACAGAATAAATTAGCTTCTGATGTTGTCCGTGAAATTATCATCCCAGCCCTCGAAAAAGAAGTTAACACAGGAAAAAACTTTGCTCAACTTTGTCAAATTTACAATTCTCTCATCCTAGCCTATTGGTTTAAGAACAATCTAAAAGAGTCGATTGTAAACAAAGTCTATTCTGACCAAAGCAAGATTAAGGGAGTGGACACCAAAGATGTCTCACAAGATATTTATGATCAGTATGTTGATTCTTTTAAAAAAGGCGTCTGTGACTTTATCAAGGTGGAATATGACGAATATGATCATAAGAATATTCCACGAAAATATTTTTCTGGGGGAGAAACATTCAGTAAGTTCTACATGAAAGAAGCTGTTAAGTTTACCGATGGCGATACCCCCGACGGAAAAAGAGCTGGGAGTGCGATCGGAACAGCTATTAAGAAATCAGCTTTAGTTGCTCTAGTCACATTTCAGATGCTTGGTCTTAGGCAAGATTCGAGTAGATTTGTCCTAATGACTCCGGAGCACAAATGGATGAAAGAACATTTACCTGTCCCGCTTTATAATTATTCAACTTTAAAAGATTTTATCCCAGGAAAACAATGGTTTGAATGGGTTAAAGAATATCCATCTGTAGCTCTTGATTATTACCCGGAATTAAAGGATTTTGCTTTCAAAAGACAATGGGTTAAATGGATGAAAGAATACCCGTATATAGCTCTTGATAATTATCAAGAATTAAAGGATTTTGTTTCAGAAAAACAATGGATTGAGTGGGCAAAAGAATATCCATACGCAGCTCTTGATAATCATAGAGACCTTCAAGAGCTTGATTCTTCTGATAAGTTTTTTGATGGTTTAGCCGAACAGAACCCTATTGAGGCTTTTCAAACAAGATATAAGGCGTATGTAAATTTAACAGAAAAAGAGCTGCAGGATGAATGTAGAAAAGCTGTAGCTAGAGATTTTTTAGATTTCTTTAAGCTTCCTAATAATGAAAACAATCTTGAGCGTGCAGTAAATCTTGTTATTCATTTAGAAGATCATGTTGCTGATACAATTGTTTTTGGTCGAGGCATAAAAGTTATTAATTTAGCAAATATTGAATCTCAATTTAGCTTGGAAGAAATGGAAGCTTTTGAGATTAGCGCCAATGTTGATTCGTCAGATATAAAATCATTTAAAGGCGGAACAGAAGAAATTATTAATCGTCTGATAGAGCGAATAGAAAAGACTCCGATTGGAGCGCTTAGAATCTTTTATAGAGGACATGCAAACAAAAAAAATTTGGGGCCAGGTAATTTTACGTATCTTCAATATAAAAGACTTGGTGATGCTCTCATAGCTCGTGGAGACGTAGAGCATGTTATGTTTTTAAATTTTAGTTGTTTTTCTTTTAATTTTATTGAAAATCTCGCAAGTTATTTACGTTCTCAAGGAGTAGCTTCTCAGGCAATGTTTTCAGATGCTGATGAAAACAGAAAAAGTTTTGGCCGTGAATCTGACTTTTTTCAATCGCTTGTACGTCACCATAAGCCCGGAACGCCTGTAAGAATGCGTGTTTTCTGGGAAGCTCGAGAGTTAAATGTTCTTAAAAAACAAAAACCAGCAATTTTCTATTCTTTTGATACAAAATATCTTAAAGAAGTAATTCCTTTGTATTTTCCAAAAGTTGATGTTGAAAAGCTTGATTTCCCATATACGAAACCAATAGGAGACCTGCTTAAAAAACCGAATATTCAAAATTCTAATAATTTTAGGATATTAGATCAAAGCTATTATGCAATTCTCAATGGCGCAATTGCGCCTATAAAATTACACTTTAACGGCTTTGGAATGGAGAATACTTATTATGCAACAAATTTTGATGATCCAAGAGCTTATAAAACTAAGAGTCAAGAACAAATTGATGAAGAGCAAGATTTTGCTCAAGTGCAGATAGAAAAGCGAAAACAGAAAAGCGAGAAATATGCAAGTCAGAGAAATCAATCGATTTTTAAAAACCAAATTTCTTCATCAGCGCTGGAAACACAAACCAAGGCAGCAAGCTCAACAATAATACCTCAGGATAGAAAATCTCAGCAAAAAAATAATTTTCCAAAACCTATTTTTGGGGCTGTGCAGAAATTAGAGGATGATAAGTGGGTCGAATGGATTCCTTCACCTTCTCAAATTTCTGCTGAAAATACATTTTTTGTCGAGGGGTTGTCTTTTGAGCAAGTAAAAGAAAGAATTCAAGAACTTTATAAATCGGATATTTCTAAACCGATTCTTATTGAAGGAGCTAAGGAAGGTTTGGCTTTAGGAGGAAAATTAAAAAGTTTTATTGTTAATCTTGGTGGGGTTAAGCCTTTGAGGCGCAATGTTGCCCATGGTTTTGGTGAGAATGTGCGGGATCTTGATATTATGCTTGTTCCAGGTGGAAATGGGAATCCTAAAAAGATCGTTTTGATCGGAAGAGATGAAAAAGGTGAAATGGTAGGGCTTCCGAGAATTTTTGATCAAGAAGCCAAGCGAACTTTAAGTTTAGTTGAATCTGTATACGACTCTTTTGAGCAGGGAGATTTCTTTGTTCATACTGGATTATTTTATTCGATGATGTCTGGAAAGATTTCTCCGGGTACTCCAATGCCAGAAAAGAAAGAGGATGGAAAATATAAGACTTTAAAAAAAGATACTTTTCATTCATTTGGATCTGGGCTTGATGGGTTGGGTATTAAAATTAAAAAGAGTCAAGGAGGGGCAGTTGAATCTGTTGATTTTATTGAAGAAACAAAAAAAATGTATGGTCAAACAGCTAAGCTTGATTTTGAGAGCTTAAGAATTCTTAGCTTAAGGGATCAGAAAATATCGGAAATAGAAAAGATTATTACTGGAGTCGATAACGGAACTTTTATTATTGAAGCTGACTTGGTGATGGGATCACGGGGAAGGCCTTCCGAAAATCTTTTGAAAATGATAAAAAAAGCAGAAAAAGGCAGTGGGAATTTTAATAATGATCGTTTTGGGTTATCAGATCTTGCAGTCTTTTTAGATCTTAAAATTATTAAAGAAAAAGGAAAACAAGCAAGATATTTCTTTATTGGATATGATGCGAAAGGAAAAGAGATCACGAATTATGAGCTAGATCTTGAGGCCGGAGAGCTTAAAAGGCCTAAGAGAGATCTTAAAAAGGAGATTGATCAGAAAATTATTGATATTATTGTTAATGCTAAACCAGGAACTTATGTTGTTGAGACAGGAAGTCGCTATATAGGTGCTAGAGATACGGTTGTTCCTTCTTTGCCAATGGCAATTAAGAATTCGCGCGATTATAAGAAATTAGAGAATGAAAAGTCGCATCATTTTAAGTCTTTAGTTTCTTTGAGAATTGAGATTGTCATCGGCAAAAAGGGTGTTATTGAATATGCTATTATTGGATACGATTCCAATGGAAAAAAGCTCGGGCGCCATATTTGGGATTGGGAAGATGAGATATTTTCTGGAGGAAAAGTAAATTCTTCTGAGCAGATTGTACGCTTGATCATTCCCCATCTTAAGAAAAATCCTCTCACGATTCAGCAAGTTAAGGAAATTTCGACAACAAGGATAGAAAGAAGAATGCTTTATGACAAAGAAACGCAGATGTGGACTTTATACAGAAATGATCCCAGAGGATATGGGAGGGCAGTAAGAGGCCTTGTTAAAGAAGAAATAGAATTTAAACAGAAGCTTTCTAAGAAAATTCTTTCCAAGCTTCCATCTAATTCGTTTACGTATAGTCAAGAGCGTATTGAGCAAGTTGTTGAAACATTACTTTTGCTTAATGGTGGTTCTTTAAGATTCC
This genomic window contains:
- a CDS encoding LacI family DNA-binding transcriptional regulator, yielding MTKKTISIEDVAARAGVSITTVSRVINNVSTVSKRNRVKVEEAVAHLNFKPNVSAQRLAKGLNTAVGLVMPGYPGIFHSFYAIEIIRGIGHACETLKLDLIFHITNGYNPLNTNNVGGVIFADIIENRKQIEATLAEGIPCMVINNMVEDLDINFIAVDNVKGAQSAIEYLVSLGHQKIATVAGSLQTQSGLHRLQGYKNALKKKNIAINEDYIYEGDYSRRSARLGLEHLLSLKEKPTAIFAASDDMALEIINVAIEKGLKVPEDLSVVGFDDNPNGLYGSVGLTTMRQPLFKMAEDAVRHLNSIVGGRRHTPIKSLLDPELIIRESCTSPKV
- the mnmG gene encoding tRNA uridine-5-carboxymethylaminomethyl(34) synthesis enzyme MnmG encodes the protein MNAPNKTYDCIVIGSGHSGVEAALVCARMGCDTLMINLSFDTIGQMSCNPAIGGVGKGQLVKEIDALGGEMGKAADKTGIQFRQLNASKGPAVRSSRCQSDRKQYRAYMQNMIRSQKNLFFLEGKVFDILTKENSVCGVRLETGQEIYAKTLVLTPGTFLNGKIHVGKKTVSAGRINESSSDKLADSLKSLGFELLSFKTGTPPRLDGKTIDFSQMVRQDSDEIPMPFSFSTSEIPETQKLLPCYITATNLKTHKIIKDNIHLSPMYSGKIKSTGVRYCPSIEDKLVKFSAKEKHQIFLEPEGAEEDVYYPNGISTGLPEDVQEKMVHSIKGLENARIVRYGYSIEHGVISSTELKASLESKRISGLFCAGQINGTTGYEEAAAQGLVAGINAALKVKNQQPFILRRDESYIGVLIDDLVTKGTEEPYRMFTSRVEYRLIVREDNADKRMCEHAYRLGLIDKERYDSINEKYDLITKKIEHLRQVRVDPGEEMNKVLSRNHSAALRNTTRLAEILKRPGISYKMIASFDDQFKKCSKLIIDQVEYEIKYQGFIARQQKDIERFKHLEYIKIPEGFDYSVISGLSIEIQQKLKHFAPQTLGQAHRISGVTPAAISILMIYLKKQSFVKN
- a CDS encoding MAP7 domain-containing protein, producing MFAPYIPKARAQSVLALPTAGTMVSLSPAFTPTILRGIRVYPDNPLKFDFIVDAGDEIIENEEASTRLAGPQGSRSKFAQADLTKAEGFRKSGAHLKAESEKLIKYFLAALTIPEDNLWVNLSPHEQDRIIPDSLGSTDMGTDMLAQDYILKQITASLIYPEDELGKQFWQEIYKKAYEEYGTTNIPVDTFNKVWIMPQKAEVYVKEDRAFVVESRLKVMLEEDYVALTRASETLSVKRETQDSSQDTLHSSQNKLASDVVREIIIPALEKEVNTGKNFAQLCQIYNSLILAYWFKNNLKESIVNKVYSDQSKIKGVDTKDVSQDIYDQYVDSFKKGVCDFIKVEYDEYDHKNIPRKYFSGGETFSKFYMKEAVKFTDGDTPDGKRAGSAIGTAIKKSALVALVTFQMLGLRQDSSRFVLMTPEHKWMKEHLPVPLYNYSTLKDFIPGKQWFEWVKEYPSVALDYYPELKDFAFKRQWVKWMKEYPYIALDNYQELKDFVSEKQWIEWAKEYPYAALDNHRDLQELDSSDKFFDGLAEQNPIEAFQTRYKAYVNLTEKELQDECRKAVARDFLDFFKLPNNENNLERAVNLVIHLEDHVADTIVFGRGIKVINLANIESQFSLEEMEAFEISANVDSSDIKSFKGGTEEIINRLIERIEKTPIGALRIFYRGHANKKNLGPGNFTYLQYKRLGDALIARGDVEHVMFLNFSCFSFNFIENLASYLRSQGVASQAMFSDADENRKSFGRESDFFQSLVRHHKPGTPVRMRVFWEARELNVLKKQKPAIFYSFDTKYLKEVIPLYFPKVDVEKLDFPYTKPIGDLLKKPNIQNSNNFRILDQSYYAILNGAIAPIKLHFNGFGMENTYYATNFDDPRAYKTKSQEQIDEEQDFAQVQIEKRKQKSEKYASQRNQSIFKNQISSSALETQTKAASSTIIPQDRKSQQKNNFPKPIFGAVQKLEDDKWVEWIPSPSQISAENTFFVEGLSFEQVKERIQELYKSDISKPILIEGAKEGLALGGKLKSFIVNLGGVKPLRRNVAHGFGENVRDLDIMLVPGGNGNPKKIVLIGRDEKGEMVGLPRIFDQEAKRTLSLVESVYDSFEQGDFFVHTGLFYSMMSGKISPGTPMPEKKEDGKYKTLKKDTFHSFGSGLDGLGIKIKKSQGGAVESVDFIEETKKMYGQTAKLDFESLRILSLRDQKISEIEKIITGVDNGTFIIEADLVMGSRGRPSENLLKMIKKAEKGSGNFNNDRFGLSDLAVFLDLKIIKEKGKQARYFFIGYDAKGKEITNYELDLEAGELKRPKRDLKKEIDQKIIDIIVNAKPGTYVVETGSRYIGARDTVVPSLPMAIKNSRDYKKLENEKSHHFKSLVSLRIEIVIGKKGVIEYAIIGYDSNGKKLGRHIWDWEDEIFSGGKVNSSEQIVRLIIPHLKKNPLTIQQVKEISTTRIERRMLYDKETQMWTLYRNDPRGYGRAVRGLVKEEIEFKQKLSKKILSKLPSNSFTYSQERIEQVVETLLLLNGGSLRFLVEKGVLTEQNVQGIESLSMNKIGFSKEHGIHVGLQKLLEGYNTNLNKKFVKDVGGKKKIIDRLIETHLFPADYVLELHKRFGRLVTPKVFYESFLKSEPEKWLEEQSRLEEEKRVRQKEEQRKLKEAERARKAEEAEEQKKLREAERARKAEEAEEQKKLREAERARKAEEQRKLKEGARAKRVNRAQRVFRKIIIKILQKLEKEVSGKPRYEFKELWQLFDFVQSIEENLELSGNEDTRNIFLNKALGYIPSEKDDRIEPHNFYNSDYFAEEPFMRSIVEYAINESPFLIVDQVDSDQMDVLTQEVVQQYTGFSKRALVVLPDGEGAILNGNSGVLKVRKSQMYEDIESYLSRADIGNNGKGFDLIIIPEAENMSLEEVLFLSQFFKKNGNGNGNGIRKIIFMTKDIAAENASGEKSGVEFFREYGISGNIVKRSSSSLSKEVKQQIGILLLEYASTWRGTAIVGKTGFLSFLKEKWGCDYDQFSEILGITKKQAKSFIEKKGSVGMSPKNRYIFLERFGFVEDFEDYLLTSQSPKKK
- a CDS encoding zinc-ribbon domain-containing protein; the protein is MGEYDCPHCGMMIIDDDALLCHHCGQSLERAGHGFLGRVRYSNRKVAFFFVIFIILLAFAALMVIYN